In a genomic window of Larus michahellis chromosome 3, bLarMic1.1, whole genome shotgun sequence:
- the LOC141740164 gene encoding serine/threonine-protein kinase PDIK1L-like: MATEAKYSIVREVGRGSYGVVYEAIVNQTRSKVAVKRMHCNVPENVELALQEFWALQSIQRQHENVIQLEECILQNGQVFQPISHRYRKSDNHLLLIETCLKGRRCMDPKSACFLWFVMEFCDGGNMNEYLLSRSPDAQLNNSFMRQLSSAVAFLHRNQIVHRDLKSDNILISHRRGSPIVKVADFGLSKVCQGKGNVNQHRFSSACGSNFYMAPEVWEGHYTAKADIFALGIIFWAMVERITFRDRDTEKELLGTYICQGKELIPLGEALLENPNMKLKIPLKNKRSMPDDLCKLLHDMLAFNPKERLDAFQLEVRIRQISYGKKRQRSVS, translated from the exons ATGGCTACAGAAGCCAAGTACAGCATCGTTCGAGAAGTGGGCCGAGGGAGCTATGGGGTTGTTTATGAGGCCATCGTTAATCAAACTAGAAGCAAAGTAGCTGTAAAAAGGATGCACTGTAACGTGCCCGAAAACGTAGAACTGGCTCTGCAAGAGTTCTGGGCCCTGCAGAGCATCCAGAGGCAACACGAAAACGTGATCCAGTTGGAGGAATGTATCCTGCAGAATGGCCAAGTCTTTCAGCCAATTAGTCATCGATACAGAAAATCAGACAACCATTTGCTGCTAATTGAGACCTGCCTGAAAGGGCGGAGGTGCATGGATCCCAAATCGGCCTGCTTCCTGTGGTTTGTGATGGAGTTCTGTGACGGTGGCAACATGAACGAATACCTGCTGTCTCGCAGCCCGGATGCTCAGCTGAATAACAGCTTCATGCGGCAGCTCAGCAGTGCCGTGGCTTTCCTGCACAGAAACCAGATAGTGCACAGAGACCTGAAATCCGACAACATTTTGATTTCTCATAGACGTGGAAGTCCCATAGTAAAG GTAGCAGATTTTGGCCTCAGCAAGGTGTGTCAGGGGAAAGGGAACGTGAACCAGCATCGCTTCTCCTCTGCGTGTGGGTCCAACTTCTACATGGCTCCAGAAGTATGGGAAGGTCACTACACTGCGAAGGCTGACATATTTGCCCTTGGCATCATTTTCTGGGCTATGGTGGAGAGGATCACCTTCCGAGACAGGGATACTGAGAAGGAATTGCTCG GAACTTACATCTGCCAAGGCAAGGAGCTTATTCCCCTCGGAGAAGCATTGCTGGAGAATCCCAACATGAAATTAAAAATCCCCCTGAAGAACAAGAGGTCCATGCCAGATGATCTCTGCAAGCTCTTGCATGATATGCTGGCTTTTAACCCAAAGGAAAGACTGGATGCCTTCCAACTGGAAGTCCGAATCAGGCAAATCTCCTACGGCAAAAAGCGTCAACGCTCCGTCTCATAG